From Glycine max cultivar Williams 82 chromosome 11, Glycine_max_v4.0, whole genome shotgun sequence, the proteins below share one genomic window:
- the LOC100814140 gene encoding aspartic proteinase CDR1 — translation MTMVVYFYPCLVATIICFMLLPFLHISATEGNDVGFSVNLIRKNSSHHGHVLPALRRLMEMELSAMEKTVSPQSPIYAYLGHYLMEVSIGTPPFKIYGIADTGSDLTWTSCVPCNKCYKQRNPIFDPQKSTSYRNISCDSKLCHKLDTGVCSPQKHCNYTYAYASAAITQGVLAQETITLSSTKGESVPLKGIVFGCGHNNTGGFNDREMGIIGLGGGPVSFISQIGSSFGGKRFSQCLVPFHTDVSVSSKMSLGKGSEVSGKGVVSTPLVAKQDKTPYFVTLLGISVGNTYLHFNGSSSQSVEKGNVFLDSGTPPTILPTQLYDRLVAQVRSEVAMKPVTNDLDLGPQLCYRTKNNLRGPVLTAHFEGGDVKLLPTQTFVSPKDGVFCLGFTNTSSDGGVYGNFAQSNYLIGFDLDRQVVSFKPMDCTKHK, via the coding sequence ATGACAATGGTCGTTTATTTTTATCCATGCCTTGTTGCGACAATCATTTGTTTCatgcttcttccttttttacacATCTCAGCCACTGAAGGCAACGATGTGGGATTCAGCGTTAACCTGATTCGAAAAAACTCTTCCCATCATGGCCATGTCCTCCCTGCTCTACGTCGTCTAATGGAGATGGAGTTATCAGCTATGGAAAAAACTGTCTCTCCACAATCCCCAATATATGCTTACCTAGGTCATTATCTCATGGAGGTCTCTATTGGAACTCCACCATTCAAAATCTATGGCATTGCGGACACGGGCAGTGATCTCACATGGACCTCATGTGTGCCATGTAACAAGTGCTACAAGCAACGTAACCCCATTTTCGATCCTCAAAAGTCCACCTCGTATAGGAACATATCATGCGACTCAAAGCTATGTCATAAACTGGACACAGGCGTGTGTTCTCCTCAGAAGCATTGCAACTACACCTATGCCTATGCATCTGCTGCAATAACACAAGGCGTTTTGGCGCAGGAAACAATCACACTCAGCTCAACCAAAGGGGAAAGTGTTCCTCTCAAGGGCATCGTGTTTGGTTGTGGACACAACAACACGGGTGGTTTCAATGATCGTGAGATGGGTATCATAGGCTTAGGAGGAGGGCCAGTGTCATTCATTTCTCAAATAGGTTCTTCTTTTGGAGGGAAGAGGTTTTCACAATGCTTGGTCCCATTCCACACTGATGTTAGTGTTTCTAGCAAAATGAGTTTAGGTAAAGGGAGTGAAGTGTCAGGGAAAGGAGTGGTTTCTACACCTTTGGTTGCTAAGCAAGACAAGACCCCTTATTTTGTTACCTTACTAGGCATTAGTGTGGGAAATACGTATTTGCATTTTAATGGTTCTTCATCACAAAGTGTTGAAAAGGGTAACGTGTTCCTTGATTCAGGAACACCCCCAACTATTTTACCGACCCAATTGTATGATCGATTGGTGGCTCAAGTGAGAAGCGAGGTTGCGATGAAACCCGTTACGAATGACCTGGATTTGGGTCCCCAACTTTGCTATCGAACGAAGAATAATCTTCGTGGGCCTGTGCTAACAGCCCATTTTGAAGGGGGAGATGTAAAATTGTTGCCTACACAAACCTTTGTTTCACCAAAAGATGGTGTTTTCTGCTTGGGGTTTACTAATACTAGTAGTGATGGGGGTGTTTATGGTAACTTTGCGCAATCAAATTACTTGATTGGGTTTGATCTAGATAGACAAGTGGTGTCTTTCAAGCCAATGGATTGCACCAAACATAAATAG